A region of the Cannabis sativa cultivar Pink pepper isolate KNU-18-1 chromosome 3, ASM2916894v1, whole genome shotgun sequence genome:
TTCCTCATGTATTATTTGTCATAATACTTCTAAAAGTCATGCAGACCATTCTTGAGTTGCAACAACGTGATATGATGTGGAttacatttaataaaattaataaatttaatggtttgctaaaaaaattttgatttaaaagataattaatgATAAATCGATATGTCTATGGGCATAAGTTGAAGCTATCCATTTTTCATGAGTTTCTCTTATGTTTTCGAATTCGTTAGAGAAAATAAAGTGAAAATAGATTGCGAAAGGATGGCTTTGCTTCTTggtataaaaaaatatgaattttacTTAGTTGGAATTTAGAATGATATTGTAAGATATTTACAATGTTTATCGTAATTTTGTTATGTATCATTTAAATATTTGATTTGTAATTGTTTTACTAATTTTATTGCTTATAATCTTGCTAAGATGACTCTTTCTAGTGACTATGTTAGAATTTGGTGGCCAAATTTACTTGAATTTGTGTAAGctttttttgactttttttcACATTGGCTTAATGAAGATTTCATTTCATTCAACCAAAATAATAAATCGATATTATGAAGTTGCTTTAGTTGTTTATATTAACGTTGTTTACTTTTTCAAGATGAATAGTTGGGAAGAAAAAGGAATAAGAAAAGTAGATTAAGCTTTATTAttgataaagttttttttttttttttttttttttttttttttatgtttggaGTCTAgacaataatttaaagaataatgatcataattcatacattatattgAGTGGGACACTTTATTTCCTATTTtataaattctaaatataaaaagatagtgtttttataaaaaattacgtatgacagtaaaattgtaaatttttacccaaaatctaatatttttgtaaaaactctTAAACAAAAGGAGTCCAAGAACATGGCATAGACCCTTATTCACAAGAAAACCCAAACGAAATATAAAAAGAAGATACAAATGATACAATTTAGCACCACTCTTCattattgaaaatttatttaaatttaaatatgtgaGACATGATATTCATTTGCAGCACTCTTCTCTATTTATCAGCTCATTTGTCAATTAAGAAGTACTAAATCAACTTGGGTTGCAAATTCAATTGTGACCCAAATAATGGCAATTTTGAGGGAATTGTAGTGAAGAAACTAGAGCATTGCTATGAAGTTTTGCCACTATAAGTGTGGGTTTGGTAGGGTCATTCCAAGTATTTTAATACTCATGAAACTAGTCATAATTAAATACAAGTAGTTGGGTTTTATCCAGACCCATTTACAAGCTTATGGGGCAGCAGCTCttactgaagaaaaaaaaataattacataaaatattattttttttggtaaaatatttacatttttattttgaacgatatttttttttttatattcttacaatgttttatataaataacacgaaaataataagaaaatacataaaagtaaaagaaaaataacatctaaataacacaataaaaacaacaaaaaataatatacaaataacaacaaATCAATAACAGATTAACAAGAATACAACatgaaaatacattaaaaaatcgTATATCCTGtaaataaatcataaaaatatttaaaattctgtacaatcgtatttttgtaattttttttgtgtatttatgaaataatcccctccaaaaaaatgaattttcacttttataatttttaaagtataagtttttaaaatataacttttttttttgttccaaaaaaattatcttattgaaaaattaaaaaaaaaaagttaaaaaatatgagaaaaatagtaTAAGGTAACTGATTACTCCCCTATGGTAACTGGTTACCTTATAGTTATCCTTAAAGTACCTAATTACTCTTGCACACATTTTTCAACTATTCCATATGCATTATCTTCAAAATTAAAGCATTTTTTCCACAAGATAGACCTAACTTGGTACGTAgtttaatagttaataaaatctaaatgagaaaaattaatatacagaAAAGAATGAGATGGTCATATAGTAGGCTTATATGTAGGGCCGTCCCTAGTTTTTATAAGATCTAGgcaaattttaataaatgaaacttttatttgagaaataaaataaaatttaaataaattttaaaccaTTTTTCTagcaaaaacaataaaaaatggaGACCATATAaacaaacattaaaaaaataaaagaaaaagagattgGGAGTAGGAGGTCTCTCGAGCTGAGAGACCTTCGGCAACGACCCCGGCTGCCCCACCCTAAAGGCGGCCCTTAGTTGTATACGCCATAAAGATTGATGCTCTCCTTGCGTTGGAAGGCGAGTTAAAGGCTCTGCTTGAAGGTGTCAAGGCCATGAatgaactcaatttcaattatAGGGACCTCATTTTACTACTTGCTTAAAGAGGAGGGTGCCTAATTGGTCCATGCATttccttttttctaattttttgttttaactTTTTGATTTTTCTGTTGTTTCAATGCTCATGTGATCACCACTATTTTAGTTGATTAATTATCTTTGAAATTTTCAAGCAAAATATTATGTATTATGTATGATCAAAACTTCAATCCATTAAATCAACTAACCCATCAAAGAGGTCAATATTTTTGGTAAATGTTGTCCAAGCTACaaacaaacaaatatatatgaaaggaaGCTAGCTTAAGCTTCATTGTTAGAACTAAGAGCAAGAGACCCTGTAACCATTTGAAGAGTAAAAAACTTTGTATACTGATCAATAATCAACATATTTTTACCTACAACATCCTCCATACAAAAATTGGTGGTGTCTGAGTTAAAGAGAATAGATTCATGAGGTTTAAAATGGAGAAGGGATTGCCTGTTCATCACTCGTCTTTAGTTACCATGGACTCGAGTTTCTTTAACCAGTTCACGTATTGGCCGTGCTCCTTTTTGTGAAGGTGAAGGATAAGGAAATTTGTCAAGCTTTCTCCAATACCCTTTGATATTAAGTACTCCTTGAACGCCCCGATCAGCCGATGGTCAAGATCACTGCCATAAGTAAACAAGTTATGTAACTGAAAGGTTAATGAAAAGGGTAAACAAAATAGTGTTCGTTTTAGTTGATTAGACACTGTTTAAGATAAATTTCTCCCATGTCAAAGAGGCAATAATGTAGTAGTGAAAACCGTCATTTGAGGGCGACACACAAGAAGACCGGGGGTACTTTAGAGGGAAACCCCACGTCTCCTTTCATTGGCCATGATTAAACTTACATCTCTTCAAGAAGAGAGTTTAAAACAAGGTCCTCATGAAAGATCTTTAGAGAACAGATTGAGTGCGAGACACACACGGATGGACTCATTTTTTTTGCTTTCGTTATTTTCTCCCTAATTATGTATCTAGCATGGCATGATACAGATTTCGGGACAAAGACTTGTTATAATATGCAACTTTTATGCTACTTATTCGACAAACATAAGATTCTTTGAATGAAATTTTTACCAGAATACCGGGCCTCTGTAGTCTGAACTACTGATAGCTGATGAAGATTGAAGATAATAGGCATTTTGGATGTCGAACTCAGACCCATTACCGCCTTTGTTATAAACTTCACAATCGAACTGCAACACAGATCTCAATCCGGGCTTCTTCACACATATCTTCATTAAAACGTTTCGTGGGAACACACTATCATCTGTGTCTGTCTCCCTAGTAAAGGGCAATGGACCTAGCAATGCTGAGACAGCAACCTCCTCACCTGTCTCACATTTTCGCCGAAGAACCATGTCCTGAGATTGCAATGAGTCCCAGTCCACTACAAAATCTCCCAAAGATCCACTTTTCACTTCCTGTATGTAACCATGTACAAACAACAACTTACACAAATTACATTTTGGTTATATAATCTCATTTTAGGAATGGTAATTTCCCATTTTCCCTTGTTTGGTTGGTataagatttttcattttttgtgtGTGGAAATGTTATTACCATGGGAATGAGTTTTAAACATTCCCTTCAATCACAATACAACAGATTTAATATACTAAGGGAGTGTTTGGTATGAAGTACTCAAAATAATTCGATTAACTGGaataataaaatagagaatATAATTGTATGAAAACTTATAACTGTGTTTAGTTATGCATAAGAACATGTTTAGATTACCACAGTAATAATATTCTtatccttaaataaaaaaaaattcccatACCAAACAtggaaatgtaaaaaaatatcattCCTATTGAAAACATTACCTCATACCAACATTACTCCAACAATCAACACATTTTAGTTCTTGTCTATTTTTCTCCAAATAACTAGCAAAGGCAACTGTCAAAAATAGTTTAGAACTTTTTTCTCTTtacttgcataatatatatagaagaATTTTGGTCACAATCCCCATCAAATATGAAACTCTACATCACGCTTGTTGAAATGTATATAAACATGTGTGTGTttaatttaaatgattagaaatGCACACATTTAGATCAAGAAAATCTATTGTCATGAATTTCATAAGCTgcaatttaaattttgtaaaacaAAACACAAAAAATGATGCTTTCTCCTCACTTATACATTCCTACAACTCCAAAAAAGAAAACCCAAACGAAAATCAACCCCATATTCCCAAAACattgaatagtaaatatatagcCCAATTCATCCCTATCGATGAAGAACATCAAAGAAAAAGTAAACATTTGGCATAGACATAAATTATCCTTGTGGGTGAAAATAGAAAAAGAGAACCTGAAAGGGATTGGAAGAGAGCTCATGGGTAATCTCAGATTGCAAAAGTTTGAGCAAGTTTAGATCTTGAAGAGCTTTAGCACCCTTCTCAATGATTTTGCTCACTCTCTGCATTCTCTTTCTTCCACTTTCTGGGCTTAGCTAGCTACTTCCTTCCCCTAACCCGGAAGAAGAAAAAtgcaaaagagaaagagaagctTGATAAATATTCTTTACTCTTTACACCTTTTTCTagttaaagaattttaaaaaataaaaaataaactttttttttttaaataatttttttaacggATT
Encoded here:
- the LOC115710114 gene encoding uncharacterized protein At2g39795, mitochondrial-like, with protein sequence MQRVSKIIEKGAKALQDLNLLKLLQSEITHELSSNPFQEVKSGSLGDFVVDWDSLQSQDMVLRRKCETGEEVAVSALLGPLPFTRETDTDDSVFPRNVLMKICVKKPGLRSVLQFDCEVYNKGGNGSEFDIQNAYYLQSSSAISSSDYRGPVFCDLDHRLIGAFKEYLISKGIGESLTNFLILHLHKKEHGQYVNWLKKLESMVTKDE